One window of the Nicotiana tabacum cultivar K326 chromosome 4, ASM71507v2, whole genome shotgun sequence genome contains the following:
- the LOC107764788 gene encoding putative pectate lyase 18, translating to MATLSLSFLFLLSSLLLLPSLFASSSPLSNPQAVVDEVHRSVNASRRNLGYLSCGTGNPIDDCWRCDPNWEKNRQRLADCAIGFGKNAIGGRDGKIYVVTDSGDDDPVNPKPGTLRHAVIQTEPLWIIFARDMVIQLKEELIMNSFKTIDGRGASVHIAGGPCITIQYVTNIIIHGIHVHDCKQGGNAMVRSSPSHYGWRTISDGDGVSIFGGSHVWVDHCSLSNCKDGLIDAIMGSTAITISNNFMTHHDKVMLLGHSDSYVQDKNMQVTIAFNHFGEGLVQRMPRCRHGYFHVVNNDYTHWEMYAIGGSASPTINSQGNRFLAPDIRFSKEVTKHEDAPESEWKNWNWRTEGDLMLNGAYFTQSGAGAKSSSYAKASSLSARPSSLVSNLVSGSGALNCRKGSRC from the exons ATGGccactctctctctttctttcctCTTCCTCTTGTCTTCCCTTCTCCTTCTCCCGTCCCTCTTTGCCTCCTCCTCTCCCCTATCTAATCCTCAAGCTGTTGTAGATGAAGTACATAG GAGCGTAAATGCTTCGAGAAGGAACTTAGGCTATCTTTCTTGTGGTACCGGAAATCCTATTGATGATTGCTGGCGTTGTGATCCGAACTGGGAGAAGAACCGCCAACGGTTAGCTGATTGCGCCATTGGCTTTGGCAAAAACGCCATTGGCGGTAGGGATGGTAAAATTTACGTGGTCACCGACTCAGGTGACGACGATCCTGTCAACCCAAAGCCAGGGACTCTCCGTCATGCCGTTATCCAAACTGAACCGTTGTGGATAATTTTTGCTAGGGATATGGTAATCCAATTAAAAGAAGAACTTATTATGAACTCATTCAAAACAATTGATGGTAGAGGTGCGAGTGTACACATTGCGGGCGGTCCATGTATAACAATACAGTACGTAACGAATATTATTATACATGGAATACACGTACATGATTGTAAGCAAGGAGGGAATGCTATGGTGCGGAGCTCCCCATCGCACTACGGGTGGAGAACTATTTCAGATGGTGATGGAGTGTCGATATTTGGTGGGAGCCATGTTTGGGTGGACCATTGCTCTTTGTCCAACTGCAAAGACGGCTTGATTGACGCCATTATGGGGTCCACAGCTATTACAATTTCTAATAATTTCATGACTCACCATGATAAAGTTATGCTCTTGGGACATAGTGATTCATATGTTCAAGACAAGAATATGCAAGTTACCATTGCTTTCAATCACTTTGGGGAAGGCCTTGTCCAACGAATGCCAAG ATGTAGACATGGTTATTTCCATGTGGTGAACAATGACTACACCCATTGGGAAATGTATGCAATTGGTGGAAGTGCTAGTCCCACCATCAATAGCCAAGGGAACAGATTTCTTGCCCCTGATATTAGGTTTAGCAAAGAG GTAACAAAACATGAGGATGCTCCAGAGAGTGAATGGAAGAATTGGAATTGGAGGACAGAGGGGGATTTAATGTTAAACGGTGCATATTTCACACAATCAGGAGCTGGAGCCAAATCATCAAGTTATGCTAAGGCTTCAAGTTTAAGTGCAAGGCCTTCTTCTTTGGTCAGCAATTTAGTATCTGGTTCTGGCGCTCTCAATTGCCGAAAGGGTTCTCGTTGCTGA